One genomic window of Branchiostoma floridae strain S238N-H82 chromosome 4, Bfl_VNyyK, whole genome shotgun sequence includes the following:
- the LOC118413227 gene encoding collectin-11-like: MLPSKHSASKYGWFMTVVAMAACVLSIVTMVTQMVVVLEVRNLRSELRETKLRHKEAVLDGGDLAELQDAKRPEGAGSQGDIEAERPGKESLTGKENYHRSKRSANSITMPFGSCLQGPPGVPGRDGLPGAAGSPGRDGTGLPGAAGTPGQDGPPGAAGSPGRDGQPGATGSPGRDGRDGQPGTAPPRSLVCPSGYVRFQDRCFKFFTYKKNYAGARAACRAVGASLAMPKDQATNNFLFNQLTTYPSGSSYTWFGLTDLAQEGTFVWEDGTPLTGWSNWNTGQPDDHQSDEDCAHWYIPNGYKWNDRSCSISQYFVCEVDATVP; the protein is encoded by the exons ATGTTACCTTCTAAGCATTCTGCATCCAAATATGGGTGGTTCATGACAGTTGTTGCCATGGCTGCCTGTGTTCTGAGcattgttaccatggtaacgcaGATGGTGGTTGTTCTGGAGGTGAGAAACTTGAGATCAGAACTCCGGGAAACAAAGCTGCGTCACAAGGAAGCAGTTCTGGACGGCGGAGATCTTGCAGAGCTTCAAGACGCCAAG CGCCCGGAGGGAGCAGGCTCTCAAGGCGACATCGAGGCAGAGcgccctgggaaggagagcttGACTGGGAAAGAGAACTACCACCGGTCAAAGAGGTCCGCCAATAGCATCACCATGCCCTTTGGAA GCTGCCTTCAAGGACCACCTGGGGTTCCGGGGAGGGACGGTCTACCTGGTGCAGCTGGTTCACCGGGGAGAGACGGTACCGGTCTGCCAGGCGCTGCCGGTACACCGGGGCAAGACGGTCCGCCAGGTGCAGCCGGTTCACCGGGCAGAGACGGTCAGCCAGGCGCAACTGGTTCACCGGGAAGAGATGGACGCGATGGACAACCAGGCACTGCCCCTCCTAGGAGCCTAGTCTGTCCCAGCGGTTACGTTAGGTTCCAGGACAGATGCTTCAAATTCTTTACCTACAAGAAGAACTACGCCGGTGCCAGGGCCGCCTGTCGGGCTGTCGGTGCGAGTCTGGCCATGCCGAAGGACCAGGCAACCAACAACTTCCTGTTCAACCAACTGACCACGTACCCCTCTGGCTCCTCCTACACCTGGTTCGGCCTGACAGACCTGGCCCAGGAGGGAACCTTTGTGTGGGAGGACGGGACGCCGCTCACCGGCTGGAGCAACTGGAATACAGGGCAACCTGACGACCATCAATCTGATGAGGACTGTGCTCATTGGTACATTCCGAATGGCTACAAGTGGAACGATCGGTCGTGCTCTATAAGTCAGTATTTTGTGTGTGAAGTCGATGCAACCGTTCCCTAG